Genomic DNA from Deltaproteobacteria bacterium:
GTGCTTGAGCGTCGCGTCGAGTGCGGCCAGGCGCGCCTCGAGCGCGGGCAGCTCGCTGCGCGCCAGCTCGCGCAGCTCGGCGTCTCTCTCGCGCAGGACCTCACGATGCTCGTCGAGGTCGCGCGCCACGCGCTGGCGCTCGCGCCAGCGGACGACCGTCTCCTCGAGCTGGGCGCGCTCCTTGGCGAGCTTCGCGAACTCGCGCCGGTTGGCGATGATGGCCGGGTCCGCGACCAGGCGCTCCAGCTCCTCGTAGCGCCGCTCGATCTCGGTGAGGCGGTCGAGCATGCGCTCACCCAACACAGGGGCGGAAGCGCATCCCCCACCCCTCGCATCCGGCGCGCGGGCGACCCGCGGCCACGTCAGGCCGGCGTCGAGCCGGAGCCGCTACGCTTGAGGCCGTACTTGCGCTGGAAGCGCTCGACCCGGCCGGCCGTGTCGACCAGCTTCTGCTTGCCGGTGAAGAACGGATGGCACGCCGAGCAGATCTCGACGTGGATCGTCGGCACGGTGGAACGGGTCTCGATGACGTTGCCGCAGGCACAGATGATGGACGCCTTCTCGTACCGCGGATGAATGCCTTCCTTCATGAGAGGCGACTACCTTAACATCGGGGTCGGGGGGGTGCAACGCGGCGCTGGCGACGGGCGTGGAGGAGGCCCCACCGGAGCGGCCATATCCCCGAGCCGGCGCTCGAACCACGCGCCCGCGCGCCGCCCTTCGGATGGTCCGGGGAACCAGGTGCGGCTCCGACCCGGCGATCGGCGGGCTGGCCCCCGGATGGATCGACGGCCGTCCTCGTGCTACCGACCGCCGTTAGGGCGCGCCATCAGGGGGGAAGGACCATGGCGAAACGGGTCGGAAAGGTGCGTGGGCGCAAGCAGAAGGATACGAAGGCGATCGAGCCGGAGCAGAAGGCGCAGCGCACCACTGCTCTCGTCCCCCGGGAACGGTGGACGCCAGTGGGGTCACCGCTGAGCCCCGTCGCGTTGATGCGCCGGTTTGCGGAGGAGATGGACCGTCTCT
This window encodes:
- a CDS encoding PCRF domain-containing protein, which encodes MLDRLTEIERRYEELERLVADPAIIANRREFAKLAKERAQLEETVVRWRERQRVARDLDEHREVLRERDAELRELARSELPALEARLAALDATLKH
- the rpmE gene encoding 50S ribosomal protein L31; the encoded protein is MKEGIHPRYEKASIICACGNVIETRSTVPTIHVEICSACHPFFTGKQKLVDTAGRVERFQRKYGLKRSGSGSTPA